A genomic stretch from Neodiprion fabricii isolate iyNeoFabr1 chromosome 3, iyNeoFabr1.1, whole genome shotgun sequence includes:
- the LOC124178429 gene encoding GTP-binding protein Rit2, with amino-acid sequence MSVNEPPSADDNFVVAPLINSIPIPTQPTTRGGLRVYKIVVLGDGGVGKSAVTLQFVSHSFLDYHDPTIEDSYQQQAVIDGEAALLDILDTAGQVEFTAMRDQYMRCGEGFMICYSVTDRHSFQEAIEYRKLISRVRAQEDIPLVLVGNKFDLQHQRKVTTEEGKALARQLGCPFYETSAALRHFVDDAFHSLVRQIRAKERPQGASRKHSRWWRLRSIFAFVFRRRHRHADHYSP; translated from the exons ATGTCTGTCAATGAGCCACCCTCGGCCGATGACAACTTCGTCGTCGCCCCTCTAATCAACAGCATTCCCATACCCACTCAACCGACCACCAGAGGTGGTCTCAGGGTttataaaattgttgtacTGGGAGATGGCGGCGTTGGGAAATCAG CTGTTACTCTGCAGTTTGTTAGCCACAGTTTCCTCGACTATCACGATCCCACTATAG AGGATTCGTACCAGCAGCAAGCAGTCATTGACGGAGAAGCCGCTTTACTGGATATCCTGGACACAGCTGGGCAG GTTGAATTCACCGCTATGAGAGATCAGTATATGAGGTGCGGCGAAGGTTTTATGATCTGCTACTCAGTTACAGACCGACACAGCTTCCAGGAGGCGATCGAGTATCGTAAACTAATCTCCCGTGTTAGAGCCCAGGAAGACATTCCTCTGGTACTAGTGGGCAATAAATTTGACTTGCAGCACCAGCGCAAA GTGACTACTGAGGAGGGTAAAGCACTTGCTAGGCAGTTGGGATGTCCTTTCTATGAGACATCTGCAGCTCTTAGGCACTTTGTGGATGATGCTTTTCACTCGCTAGTTAGACAAATTCGTGCTAAAGAAAGGCCGCAAGGAGCGAGTCGAAAGCACAGTCGCTGGTGGCGTCTCAGGTCTATATTTGCTTTTGTATTCCGCAGAAGACATCGGCACGCTGATCACTATTCACCCTAG
- the LOC124178432 gene encoding bis(5'-nucleosyl)-tetraphosphatase [asymmetrical] — protein MAPPRACGFVIFRRFFGQVEYLLMQTSYGIHHWTPPKGHVDPGETDLQTALRETEEEAGLSREDLKIFDNARQELVYNVNDKPKTVIYWLAELINRNKDARLSSEHQEFRWLCLQDACRLAGYEEMQNTLKYFDRYIVENEL, from the exons ATGGCGCCGCCACGAGCCTGCGGTTTCGTGATATTTCGTAGGTTTTTCGGACAAGTTGAGTATTTATTGATGCAGACATCGTACGGAATTCATCACTGGACTCCCCCGAAAG GTCACGTGGATCCTGGTGAAACAGATTTACAAACCGCCTTGCGTGAGACCGAAGAAGAGGCTGGTTTGTCGCGCgaggatttgaaaatatttgacaacGCTAGACAAGAGCTTGTTTACAACGTTAATGATAAACCAAAAACAGTTATTTATTGGCTTGCCGAGCTGATAAACAGAAATAAGGACGCCAGACTATCATCCGAGCATCAGGAATTCCGATGGCTTTGTCTCCAAGATGCGTGTCGATTGGCGGGATACGAAGAAATGCAAAACACCCTGAAATACTTTGACAGATATATCGTAGAGAATGAACTGTAA
- the LOC124178418 gene encoding threonine--tRNA ligase 1, cytoplasmic isoform X3 — protein sequence MFYILLALYHGTVRTYASSKMKPPKNKKPPQEQQGISEKRPWPSYIQERQVLFDKLKAEYDAELAAKSTFDIKVTLPDGKQVDAQAWRSSPYDIAKGISPGLADNTVIAKVNGELWDLDRPLEADCKLQLIKFDDPEGQAVFWHSSAHVLGEAMERAYAGCLCYGPPIENGFYYDMYLGDKGISNQDFPQLESLIKGIVKEKQTFERLEMKKEDLLEMFKYNEFKVRILNEKVNTPTTTVYRCGSLIDLCRGPHVRHTGKVKAIKVTKNSSTYWEGNAEAETLQRVYGISFPDTKQLKEWEKFQEEAAKRDHRKLGREQELFFFHELSPGSCFFQPRGAHLYNTLIDFIRTEYRKRGFQEVVTPNIYNSKLWQTSGHWAHYAENMFSFEVEKEVYALKPMNCPGHCLMFDQRTRSWRELPLRMADFGVLHRNELSGALTGLIRVRRFQQDDAHIFCTIDQIKQEVSGALDFLKHVYSVFGFTFNLCLSTRPDKYMGELADWDQAEKALAESLDAFKEPWRINPGDGAFYGPKIDITIMDALKRSHQCATIQLDFQLPIRFNLSYINETGEKTRPVIIHRAILGSVERMIAILTESYAGKWPFWLSPRQVMVISVSSQFDDYAFKVKQQLWDAGFMAEADVDPGDTLNKKIRNAQLAQFNFIIVVGEKERSAGTANVRTRDNVVHGEISVEELIKKFNTFKETKDRNCEENF from the exons atgttttacatttt ACTTGCATTATACCACGGCACGGTGCGGACATATGCTTCG TCAAAAATGAAACCaccgaaaaacaaaaagcctCCGCAGGAACAGCAAGGCATTTCTGAAAAGAGACCATGGCCATCTTACATTCAG GAGCGGCAAGTATTATTTGACAAGCTAAAAGCTGAATACGACGCTGAATTAGCTGCAAAATCGACCTTTGATATTAAGGTGACATTACCTGATGGAAAGCAGGTTGATGCTCAGGCTTGGCGAAGCAGTCCTTATGACATTGCCAAGGGAATAAGCCCCGGATTGGCTGATAACACTGTAATAGCAAAGGTGAACGGGGAACTGTGGGATCTGGATCGCCCTTTGGAAGCAGACTGCAAGCTACAGCTAATCAAATTCGATGATCCTGAGGGTCAGGCGGTCTTTTGGCATTCCTCTGCACACGTCTTGGGCGAAGCCATGGAGCGGGCGTACGCAGGTTGCCTATGTTACGGACCGCCCATTGAGAATGGATTTTACTATGACATGTATCTAGGTGATAAAGGAATATCAAATCAGGATTTTCCCCAGCTTGAAAGCCTAATAAAGGGTATAGTCAAGGAAAAACAGACCTTTGAGAGACTCGAGATGAAGAAGGAGGACCTGCTGGAAATGTTTAAATACAATGAGTTCAAGGTTCGCATTCTTAATGAAAAAGTGAACACTCCAACAACAACTGTGTACCGTTGCGGTTCCCTGATTGATCTCTGCAGAGGGCCTCACGTACGGCATACTGGTAAAGTTAAGGCAATCAAGGTGACCAAGAACTCTTCTACCTACTGGGAGGGCAATGCCGAAGCAGAGACGCTGCAGAGGGTCTACGGCATCAGTTTTCCTGATACAAAACAGCTCAAGGAGTGGGAAAAGTTTCAGGAGGAAGCAGCCAAGCGGGATCATAGAAAGCTCGGTAGAGAACAGGAgctatttttcttccacgagCTTTCTCCTGGATCATGCTTTTTCCAGCCTAGAGGTGCCCATCTGTATAACACTCTGATAGATTTCATCCGCACAGAGTACAGAAAGCGTGGTTTCCAGGAAGTCGTTACCCCAAACATATACAACAGTAAATTATGGCAAACTTCGGGTCACTGGGCCCACTATGCGGAAAACATGTTTTCttttgaagttgaaaaagaGGTGTATGCTCTGAAACCAATGAACTGTCCTGGGCACTGTCTAATGTTCGACCAGCGCACAAGATCCTGGAGAGAGCTACCCCTCAGGATGGCAGACTTTGGAGTCCTGCACAGAAATGAATTGTCAGGGGCGCTTACTGGCCTGATTAGAGTTCGAAGATTCCAACAGGATGATGCCCATATATTTTGCACAATAGATCAAATCAAGCAGGAGGTATCAGGGGCTCTAGATTTCCTCAAACATGTTTACTCTGTATTTGGATTCACATTCAATCTATGCCTCTCCACAAGGCCTGATAAGTACATGGGAGAGTTAGCTGACTGGGATCAGGCTGAAAAAGCCCTCGCAGAGAGTCTGGACGCCTTCAAAGAACCATGGAGAATCAATCCAGGGGATGGAGCCTTCTATGGGCCAAAAATTGACATTACCATTATGGACGCGCTCAAACGCTCTCATCAATGCGCTACCATTCAGCTAGATTTTCAGCTACCTATCCGCTTCAATCTGTCATATATCAA CGAAACAGGGGAAAAAACCAGGCCAGTTATTATCCACAGAGCAATATTAGGCTCTGTTGAACGGATGATAGCCATCCTGACTGAATCCTACGCTGGTAAATGGCCGTTTTGGCTCTCACCTCGTCAGGTAATGGTGATATCGGTCAGTAGTCAATTTGATGATTATGCTTTCAAAGTAAAGCAGCAACTATGGGATGCTGGTTTTATGGCAGAGGCTGATGTTGACCCTGGCGACAcattgaataagaaaattcgaaatgcTCAATTGGCTcagtttaatttcattattg TTGTTGGAGAAAAAGAGCGCAGTGCTGGTACCGCAAATGTGAGAACCAGGGACAATGTGGTACATGGAGAAATATCAGTGGAAGaactgattaaaaaattcaacacatTCAAAGAAACGAAAGATAGAAACTgcgaggaaaatttttaa
- the LOC124178418 gene encoding threonine--tRNA ligase 1, cytoplasmic isoform X1 — protein sequence MLKNLAFRSPKLALYHGTVRTYASSKMKPPKNKKPPQEQQGISEKRPWPSYIQERQVLFDKLKAEYDAELAAKSTFDIKVTLPDGKQVDAQAWRSSPYDIAKGISPGLADNTVIAKVNGELWDLDRPLEADCKLQLIKFDDPEGQAVFWHSSAHVLGEAMERAYAGCLCYGPPIENGFYYDMYLGDKGISNQDFPQLESLIKGIVKEKQTFERLEMKKEDLLEMFKYNEFKVRILNEKVNTPTTTVYRCGSLIDLCRGPHVRHTGKVKAIKVTKNSSTYWEGNAEAETLQRVYGISFPDTKQLKEWEKFQEEAAKRDHRKLGREQELFFFHELSPGSCFFQPRGAHLYNTLIDFIRTEYRKRGFQEVVTPNIYNSKLWQTSGHWAHYAENMFSFEVEKEVYALKPMNCPGHCLMFDQRTRSWRELPLRMADFGVLHRNELSGALTGLIRVRRFQQDDAHIFCTIDQIKQEVSGALDFLKHVYSVFGFTFNLCLSTRPDKYMGELADWDQAEKALAESLDAFKEPWRINPGDGAFYGPKIDITIMDALKRSHQCATIQLDFQLPIRFNLSYINETGEKTRPVIIHRAILGSVERMIAILTESYAGKWPFWLSPRQVMVISVSSQFDDYAFKVKQQLWDAGFMAEADVDPGDTLNKKIRNAQLAQFNFIIVVGEKERSAGTANVRTRDNVVHGEISVEELIKKFNTFKETKDRNCEENF from the exons ATGCTGAAAAACCTCGCTTTTCGTAGTCCAAAACTTGCATTATACCACGGCACGGTGCGGACATATGCTTCG TCAAAAATGAAACCaccgaaaaacaaaaagcctCCGCAGGAACAGCAAGGCATTTCTGAAAAGAGACCATGGCCATCTTACATTCAG GAGCGGCAAGTATTATTTGACAAGCTAAAAGCTGAATACGACGCTGAATTAGCTGCAAAATCGACCTTTGATATTAAGGTGACATTACCTGATGGAAAGCAGGTTGATGCTCAGGCTTGGCGAAGCAGTCCTTATGACATTGCCAAGGGAATAAGCCCCGGATTGGCTGATAACACTGTAATAGCAAAGGTGAACGGGGAACTGTGGGATCTGGATCGCCCTTTGGAAGCAGACTGCAAGCTACAGCTAATCAAATTCGATGATCCTGAGGGTCAGGCGGTCTTTTGGCATTCCTCTGCACACGTCTTGGGCGAAGCCATGGAGCGGGCGTACGCAGGTTGCCTATGTTACGGACCGCCCATTGAGAATGGATTTTACTATGACATGTATCTAGGTGATAAAGGAATATCAAATCAGGATTTTCCCCAGCTTGAAAGCCTAATAAAGGGTATAGTCAAGGAAAAACAGACCTTTGAGAGACTCGAGATGAAGAAGGAGGACCTGCTGGAAATGTTTAAATACAATGAGTTCAAGGTTCGCATTCTTAATGAAAAAGTGAACACTCCAACAACAACTGTGTACCGTTGCGGTTCCCTGATTGATCTCTGCAGAGGGCCTCACGTACGGCATACTGGTAAAGTTAAGGCAATCAAGGTGACCAAGAACTCTTCTACCTACTGGGAGGGCAATGCCGAAGCAGAGACGCTGCAGAGGGTCTACGGCATCAGTTTTCCTGATACAAAACAGCTCAAGGAGTGGGAAAAGTTTCAGGAGGAAGCAGCCAAGCGGGATCATAGAAAGCTCGGTAGAGAACAGGAgctatttttcttccacgagCTTTCTCCTGGATCATGCTTTTTCCAGCCTAGAGGTGCCCATCTGTATAACACTCTGATAGATTTCATCCGCACAGAGTACAGAAAGCGTGGTTTCCAGGAAGTCGTTACCCCAAACATATACAACAGTAAATTATGGCAAACTTCGGGTCACTGGGCCCACTATGCGGAAAACATGTTTTCttttgaagttgaaaaagaGGTGTATGCTCTGAAACCAATGAACTGTCCTGGGCACTGTCTAATGTTCGACCAGCGCACAAGATCCTGGAGAGAGCTACCCCTCAGGATGGCAGACTTTGGAGTCCTGCACAGAAATGAATTGTCAGGGGCGCTTACTGGCCTGATTAGAGTTCGAAGATTCCAACAGGATGATGCCCATATATTTTGCACAATAGATCAAATCAAGCAGGAGGTATCAGGGGCTCTAGATTTCCTCAAACATGTTTACTCTGTATTTGGATTCACATTCAATCTATGCCTCTCCACAAGGCCTGATAAGTACATGGGAGAGTTAGCTGACTGGGATCAGGCTGAAAAAGCCCTCGCAGAGAGTCTGGACGCCTTCAAAGAACCATGGAGAATCAATCCAGGGGATGGAGCCTTCTATGGGCCAAAAATTGACATTACCATTATGGACGCGCTCAAACGCTCTCATCAATGCGCTACCATTCAGCTAGATTTTCAGCTACCTATCCGCTTCAATCTGTCATATATCAA CGAAACAGGGGAAAAAACCAGGCCAGTTATTATCCACAGAGCAATATTAGGCTCTGTTGAACGGATGATAGCCATCCTGACTGAATCCTACGCTGGTAAATGGCCGTTTTGGCTCTCACCTCGTCAGGTAATGGTGATATCGGTCAGTAGTCAATTTGATGATTATGCTTTCAAAGTAAAGCAGCAACTATGGGATGCTGGTTTTATGGCAGAGGCTGATGTTGACCCTGGCGACAcattgaataagaaaattcgaaatgcTCAATTGGCTcagtttaatttcattattg TTGTTGGAGAAAAAGAGCGCAGTGCTGGTACCGCAAATGTGAGAACCAGGGACAATGTGGTACATGGAGAAATATCAGTGGAAGaactgattaaaaaattcaacacatTCAAAGAAACGAAAGATAGAAACTgcgaggaaaatttttaa
- the LOC124178418 gene encoding threonine--tRNA ligase 1, cytoplasmic isoform X2, with protein sequence MSDSVASELQNVNLSDKKSKMKPPKNKKPPQEQQGISEKRPWPSYIQERQVLFDKLKAEYDAELAAKSTFDIKVTLPDGKQVDAQAWRSSPYDIAKGISPGLADNTVIAKVNGELWDLDRPLEADCKLQLIKFDDPEGQAVFWHSSAHVLGEAMERAYAGCLCYGPPIENGFYYDMYLGDKGISNQDFPQLESLIKGIVKEKQTFERLEMKKEDLLEMFKYNEFKVRILNEKVNTPTTTVYRCGSLIDLCRGPHVRHTGKVKAIKVTKNSSTYWEGNAEAETLQRVYGISFPDTKQLKEWEKFQEEAAKRDHRKLGREQELFFFHELSPGSCFFQPRGAHLYNTLIDFIRTEYRKRGFQEVVTPNIYNSKLWQTSGHWAHYAENMFSFEVEKEVYALKPMNCPGHCLMFDQRTRSWRELPLRMADFGVLHRNELSGALTGLIRVRRFQQDDAHIFCTIDQIKQEVSGALDFLKHVYSVFGFTFNLCLSTRPDKYMGELADWDQAEKALAESLDAFKEPWRINPGDGAFYGPKIDITIMDALKRSHQCATIQLDFQLPIRFNLSYINETGEKTRPVIIHRAILGSVERMIAILTESYAGKWPFWLSPRQVMVISVSSQFDDYAFKVKQQLWDAGFMAEADVDPGDTLNKKIRNAQLAQFNFIIVVGEKERSAGTANVRTRDNVVHGEISVEELIKKFNTFKETKDRNCEENF encoded by the exons ATGAGCGACAGCGTAGCCTCGGAGTTACAAAACGTGAATTTGAGTGATAAAAAG TCAAAAATGAAACCaccgaaaaacaaaaagcctCCGCAGGAACAGCAAGGCATTTCTGAAAAGAGACCATGGCCATCTTACATTCAG GAGCGGCAAGTATTATTTGACAAGCTAAAAGCTGAATACGACGCTGAATTAGCTGCAAAATCGACCTTTGATATTAAGGTGACATTACCTGATGGAAAGCAGGTTGATGCTCAGGCTTGGCGAAGCAGTCCTTATGACATTGCCAAGGGAATAAGCCCCGGATTGGCTGATAACACTGTAATAGCAAAGGTGAACGGGGAACTGTGGGATCTGGATCGCCCTTTGGAAGCAGACTGCAAGCTACAGCTAATCAAATTCGATGATCCTGAGGGTCAGGCGGTCTTTTGGCATTCCTCTGCACACGTCTTGGGCGAAGCCATGGAGCGGGCGTACGCAGGTTGCCTATGTTACGGACCGCCCATTGAGAATGGATTTTACTATGACATGTATCTAGGTGATAAAGGAATATCAAATCAGGATTTTCCCCAGCTTGAAAGCCTAATAAAGGGTATAGTCAAGGAAAAACAGACCTTTGAGAGACTCGAGATGAAGAAGGAGGACCTGCTGGAAATGTTTAAATACAATGAGTTCAAGGTTCGCATTCTTAATGAAAAAGTGAACACTCCAACAACAACTGTGTACCGTTGCGGTTCCCTGATTGATCTCTGCAGAGGGCCTCACGTACGGCATACTGGTAAAGTTAAGGCAATCAAGGTGACCAAGAACTCTTCTACCTACTGGGAGGGCAATGCCGAAGCAGAGACGCTGCAGAGGGTCTACGGCATCAGTTTTCCTGATACAAAACAGCTCAAGGAGTGGGAAAAGTTTCAGGAGGAAGCAGCCAAGCGGGATCATAGAAAGCTCGGTAGAGAACAGGAgctatttttcttccacgagCTTTCTCCTGGATCATGCTTTTTCCAGCCTAGAGGTGCCCATCTGTATAACACTCTGATAGATTTCATCCGCACAGAGTACAGAAAGCGTGGTTTCCAGGAAGTCGTTACCCCAAACATATACAACAGTAAATTATGGCAAACTTCGGGTCACTGGGCCCACTATGCGGAAAACATGTTTTCttttgaagttgaaaaagaGGTGTATGCTCTGAAACCAATGAACTGTCCTGGGCACTGTCTAATGTTCGACCAGCGCACAAGATCCTGGAGAGAGCTACCCCTCAGGATGGCAGACTTTGGAGTCCTGCACAGAAATGAATTGTCAGGGGCGCTTACTGGCCTGATTAGAGTTCGAAGATTCCAACAGGATGATGCCCATATATTTTGCACAATAGATCAAATCAAGCAGGAGGTATCAGGGGCTCTAGATTTCCTCAAACATGTTTACTCTGTATTTGGATTCACATTCAATCTATGCCTCTCCACAAGGCCTGATAAGTACATGGGAGAGTTAGCTGACTGGGATCAGGCTGAAAAAGCCCTCGCAGAGAGTCTGGACGCCTTCAAAGAACCATGGAGAATCAATCCAGGGGATGGAGCCTTCTATGGGCCAAAAATTGACATTACCATTATGGACGCGCTCAAACGCTCTCATCAATGCGCTACCATTCAGCTAGATTTTCAGCTACCTATCCGCTTCAATCTGTCATATATCAA CGAAACAGGGGAAAAAACCAGGCCAGTTATTATCCACAGAGCAATATTAGGCTCTGTTGAACGGATGATAGCCATCCTGACTGAATCCTACGCTGGTAAATGGCCGTTTTGGCTCTCACCTCGTCAGGTAATGGTGATATCGGTCAGTAGTCAATTTGATGATTATGCTTTCAAAGTAAAGCAGCAACTATGGGATGCTGGTTTTATGGCAGAGGCTGATGTTGACCCTGGCGACAcattgaataagaaaattcgaaatgcTCAATTGGCTcagtttaatttcattattg TTGTTGGAGAAAAAGAGCGCAGTGCTGGTACCGCAAATGTGAGAACCAGGGACAATGTGGTACATGGAGAAATATCAGTGGAAGaactgattaaaaaattcaacacatTCAAAGAAACGAAAGATAGAAACTgcgaggaaaatttttaa
- the LOC124178418 gene encoding threonine--tRNA ligase 1, cytoplasmic isoform X4 gives MKPPKNKKPPQEQQGISEKRPWPSYIQERQVLFDKLKAEYDAELAAKSTFDIKVTLPDGKQVDAQAWRSSPYDIAKGISPGLADNTVIAKVNGELWDLDRPLEADCKLQLIKFDDPEGQAVFWHSSAHVLGEAMERAYAGCLCYGPPIENGFYYDMYLGDKGISNQDFPQLESLIKGIVKEKQTFERLEMKKEDLLEMFKYNEFKVRILNEKVNTPTTTVYRCGSLIDLCRGPHVRHTGKVKAIKVTKNSSTYWEGNAEAETLQRVYGISFPDTKQLKEWEKFQEEAAKRDHRKLGREQELFFFHELSPGSCFFQPRGAHLYNTLIDFIRTEYRKRGFQEVVTPNIYNSKLWQTSGHWAHYAENMFSFEVEKEVYALKPMNCPGHCLMFDQRTRSWRELPLRMADFGVLHRNELSGALTGLIRVRRFQQDDAHIFCTIDQIKQEVSGALDFLKHVYSVFGFTFNLCLSTRPDKYMGELADWDQAEKALAESLDAFKEPWRINPGDGAFYGPKIDITIMDALKRSHQCATIQLDFQLPIRFNLSYINETGEKTRPVIIHRAILGSVERMIAILTESYAGKWPFWLSPRQVMVISVSSQFDDYAFKVKQQLWDAGFMAEADVDPGDTLNKKIRNAQLAQFNFIIVVGEKERSAGTANVRTRDNVVHGEISVEELIKKFNTFKETKDRNCEENF, from the exons ATGAAACCaccgaaaaacaaaaagcctCCGCAGGAACAGCAAGGCATTTCTGAAAAGAGACCATGGCCATCTTACATTCAG GAGCGGCAAGTATTATTTGACAAGCTAAAAGCTGAATACGACGCTGAATTAGCTGCAAAATCGACCTTTGATATTAAGGTGACATTACCTGATGGAAAGCAGGTTGATGCTCAGGCTTGGCGAAGCAGTCCTTATGACATTGCCAAGGGAATAAGCCCCGGATTGGCTGATAACACTGTAATAGCAAAGGTGAACGGGGAACTGTGGGATCTGGATCGCCCTTTGGAAGCAGACTGCAAGCTACAGCTAATCAAATTCGATGATCCTGAGGGTCAGGCGGTCTTTTGGCATTCCTCTGCACACGTCTTGGGCGAAGCCATGGAGCGGGCGTACGCAGGTTGCCTATGTTACGGACCGCCCATTGAGAATGGATTTTACTATGACATGTATCTAGGTGATAAAGGAATATCAAATCAGGATTTTCCCCAGCTTGAAAGCCTAATAAAGGGTATAGTCAAGGAAAAACAGACCTTTGAGAGACTCGAGATGAAGAAGGAGGACCTGCTGGAAATGTTTAAATACAATGAGTTCAAGGTTCGCATTCTTAATGAAAAAGTGAACACTCCAACAACAACTGTGTACCGTTGCGGTTCCCTGATTGATCTCTGCAGAGGGCCTCACGTACGGCATACTGGTAAAGTTAAGGCAATCAAGGTGACCAAGAACTCTTCTACCTACTGGGAGGGCAATGCCGAAGCAGAGACGCTGCAGAGGGTCTACGGCATCAGTTTTCCTGATACAAAACAGCTCAAGGAGTGGGAAAAGTTTCAGGAGGAAGCAGCCAAGCGGGATCATAGAAAGCTCGGTAGAGAACAGGAgctatttttcttccacgagCTTTCTCCTGGATCATGCTTTTTCCAGCCTAGAGGTGCCCATCTGTATAACACTCTGATAGATTTCATCCGCACAGAGTACAGAAAGCGTGGTTTCCAGGAAGTCGTTACCCCAAACATATACAACAGTAAATTATGGCAAACTTCGGGTCACTGGGCCCACTATGCGGAAAACATGTTTTCttttgaagttgaaaaagaGGTGTATGCTCTGAAACCAATGAACTGTCCTGGGCACTGTCTAATGTTCGACCAGCGCACAAGATCCTGGAGAGAGCTACCCCTCAGGATGGCAGACTTTGGAGTCCTGCACAGAAATGAATTGTCAGGGGCGCTTACTGGCCTGATTAGAGTTCGAAGATTCCAACAGGATGATGCCCATATATTTTGCACAATAGATCAAATCAAGCAGGAGGTATCAGGGGCTCTAGATTTCCTCAAACATGTTTACTCTGTATTTGGATTCACATTCAATCTATGCCTCTCCACAAGGCCTGATAAGTACATGGGAGAGTTAGCTGACTGGGATCAGGCTGAAAAAGCCCTCGCAGAGAGTCTGGACGCCTTCAAAGAACCATGGAGAATCAATCCAGGGGATGGAGCCTTCTATGGGCCAAAAATTGACATTACCATTATGGACGCGCTCAAACGCTCTCATCAATGCGCTACCATTCAGCTAGATTTTCAGCTACCTATCCGCTTCAATCTGTCATATATCAA CGAAACAGGGGAAAAAACCAGGCCAGTTATTATCCACAGAGCAATATTAGGCTCTGTTGAACGGATGATAGCCATCCTGACTGAATCCTACGCTGGTAAATGGCCGTTTTGGCTCTCACCTCGTCAGGTAATGGTGATATCGGTCAGTAGTCAATTTGATGATTATGCTTTCAAAGTAAAGCAGCAACTATGGGATGCTGGTTTTATGGCAGAGGCTGATGTTGACCCTGGCGACAcattgaataagaaaattcgaaatgcTCAATTGGCTcagtttaatttcattattg TTGTTGGAGAAAAAGAGCGCAGTGCTGGTACCGCAAATGTGAGAACCAGGGACAATGTGGTACATGGAGAAATATCAGTGGAAGaactgattaaaaaattcaacacatTCAAAGAAACGAAAGATAGAAACTgcgaggaaaatttttaa